Proteins from a genomic interval of Peromyscus leucopus breed LL Stock chromosome 12, UCI_PerLeu_2.1, whole genome shotgun sequence:
- the LOC119088846 gene encoding keratin-associated protein 6-1-like: protein MCGYYGNYYGSRGYGCCGYGGLGYGYGGLGYGYGGLGCGYGSCYGCGYRGLGCGYGCGYGYGSRSLCGCGYGYGSGYGSGFGYYY, encoded by the coding sequence ATGTGTGGCTACTACGGAAACTACTATGGCAGCAGAGGCTATGGCTGCTGTGGCTATGGAGGCCTGGGCTATGGCTATGGAGGCCTGGGCTATGGCTATGGAGGTCTGGGCTGTGGCTATGGCTCCTGCTATGGTTGTGGCTACCGTGGACTGGGCTGTGGCTATGGCTGTGGCTATGGTTATGGTTCACGCTCTCTCTGTGGCTGTGGCTATGGATATGGCTCTGGCTATGGATCTGGATTTGGCTACTACTACTGA